A single window of Anomaloglossus baeobatrachus isolate aAnoBae1 chromosome 5, aAnoBae1.hap1, whole genome shotgun sequence DNA harbors:
- the LOC142312451 gene encoding uncharacterized protein LOC142312451, with the protein MEEWEYLEGHKDLYKDVMMEVPQPLTSPGLSSKRTTPERCPRPLLPQDCKQEDPDVPQDVFPPALSTDDCVGSSVGPLISSEFKTDDQSITHATYEEPAGVLDIPPVLPRKKLSSDLFKQVQNSDHQKTHTGEKPFSCSECSKCFTQESDLVIHYRIHTGEKPYLCSKCGKCFIQKSDLLKHKKNHTGKKPFSSSEGEKCFTRRITLANHQKINSNKSQFSCSECGKCFIHISHLVRHQKIHTGEKPFSCSECGKCFIQISHLVRHQKIHTGEKPFSCSECGKCFIQKSELVWHQRSHTGEKPFSCSKCGKCFIQRSHLVTHQKIHTGEKPFSCSECGKCFIQKSDLVKHQKSHTGEKPFSCSECGKCYIQKSDLDKHQKIHTGEKPFSCSECGKCFIQISQLVRHQKIHTGEKPFSCSECGKCFIDKSHLVTHQKIHTQEKPFSCSECGKCFIQKSKLVLHLKSHTGEKPFSCPECGKCFTRKSGLVYHQKNHTK; encoded by the exons atggaggagtgggagtatttagaaggacacaaagatctgtacaaggacgtcatgatggaggttcctcagcccctcacatcaccag gtctatccagtaagaggacaacaccagagagatgtccccgtcctcttctcccacaggattgtaaacaagaagatcccgatgttcctcaggatgtgtttcctccagctctatcca cagatgactgtgtcGGGAGTTCAGTtggacctctaatatcttcagaatttaaaacagatgatcaaagtatCACACATGCTACATATGAAGAGCCTGCTGGTGTCCTAGATATTCCTCCAGTCCTTCCTAGGAAAaaactatcatctgatcttttcaaacaagtccaaaattctgatcatcaaaaaactcacactggggagaagccattttcatgctcagaatgcagTAAATGTTTTACTCAGGAATCAGATCTTGTTATACAttacagaattcacacaggggagaagccatatttgtgctcaaaatgtgggaaatgttttattcagaaatcagatctcttaaaacataaaaaaaatcatacagGGAAAAAGCCATTTTCAAGCTCAGAAGGTGAAAAATGTTTTACTCGGAGAATAACCCTTGCTAACCATCAAAAAATTAACTCTAATAAGAGTCAATTTTCatgctcagagtgtgggaaatgttttattcatatatcacatcttgttagacatcagaaaattcacacaggggagaagccattttcatgttcagaatgtgggaaatgttttattcagatatcacatcttgttagacatcagaaaattcacacaggggaaaagccattttcatgttcagagtgtgggaaatgttttattcagaaatcagaacttgtttggcatcaaagatctcacacaggggaaaagccattttcatgttcaaaatgtgggaaatgttttattcagagatcacatcttgttacacatcagaaaattcacacaggggaaaagccattttcatgttcagagtgtggaaaatgttttattcagaaatcagaccttgttaaacatcagaaaagtcacacaggggaaaagccattttcatgttcagagtgtggaaaatgttatattcagaaatcagaccttgataaacatcagaaaattcacacaggggagaagccattttcatgttcagaatgtggaaaatgttttattcagatatcacagcttgttagacatcagaaaattcacacaggggagaagccattttcatgttcagaatgtgggaaatgttttatcgataaatcacatcttgttacacatcagaaaattcacacacaggagaaaccgttttcatgttcagaatgtgggaaatgttttattcagaaatcgaaACTTGTTTTGCATCTAaaatctcacacaggagagaagccattttcatgcccagaatgtggtaaatgttttactaggaaatcaggtcttgtttaccatcaaaaaaatcacacaaaataa